From the Deltaproteobacteria bacterium PRO3 genome, the window TCGGATCCGGTCTTGAAGCGACACCTCATCCTCAGCCTGGGCCGGATGCGCAGCGAGGCGGCCCTGCCCCAGCTGATCGCGCAGTTCTCCCAGCCCCATGAGGCCCTGCAACTCGCGGTGGTGGAGGCGTTGGGATATTTTCGGAATTATCCGGCGCTCTTCGCCCTCCACGAGCTGATGAAATCGCAGGACAACGTCAGCTTCCAGGTGCGGATGAACGCCACCCGCCTCATGACGGAGATGGTCGGGCGGCGCATGATCCCCTTGCTGCGCGAGGCCCTGGCCGAGGACAACCCGCGCATCCAGGCCAACGCCCTCGAGTCGCTGGCCCTGTTGCGGCGCAAGGAAATCGTCCCGCTGGTCCTTCCCTATCTGAACAGCGGGCACCGGCGCCTGCGGGCCAACGCGGCGATCGCCCTCTATCCCTTTCGCGCGCATTGCGAGGCCGCGCGGAAGACGGTCGCGGAGTTGTTCCAGTCGGCGGATCCCTTGACGCGCTTCGCGGGCATCTACGCGATCGGCGAGTTGAGGCTGGCGGAGTACGAGACGGATCTGAAGGGCCTGCTGGGCGCCTCGGAGCCCCGGCAGCGCCGCGCCGTCTTGACCGCGCTGGCCAAGTTGGGCGGGGCCGAATACGTCCGGGGCTTTTCGCGCGGCCTGGCGGAGGAGGACGAGGTCGCGGCGGCGGAGTCCTTGCAGGCCTTGGCGCGCTTTCCCGCGCCGAGCCGGTGGCGGGTCTTCGAGGAGGTCTCGCGGATGGGGGCGCCCGAGCGGAAGCGAATCCTGGCGCGCCTGGACCAAAGCCCCTTCGACTTCTCCCAGGAGCGGAGCCTGCTGGTCAACCGCGAGGCATTGATGTTTTTACCGAAACGCTGAGGCCTCTGGAATCAGTGCCCCATGTGCCCGGCCGTGACGTTGCACACCGCGCGCTCCGCGGGCGTCATCGCCTCGCGGTCCGTCGAGGAGGGCGAGCCCATCTCGCAGGCGCCGGCCGTTTCGGAGACGGAGATCCGCTGCATCATGCCGTTGTCCTCGTGCTCGCCGATGTGGCAGTGGTAGACGAAATCGCCCAGGATCACGGGGTTGGTGAAGGGGACGCGGATCTTCACCGAGCCGCGCGGGTCGGCGGGGGAGGGGCAGGTGCAGTTCGCGCAGTTGCCCGAGTCGTCGCACTGGCAGCGGTCGGGGTTTTGTGCGTCGGCCGCGCGGAAGTCCAGGGCCACGGTGTCCTGCCGCCCGATGAAATCCACCGGCTGACCGTTCTGCTCGATCACCTGAAAATCCAGCTGATGGATGTGGAAGACGTGGTTCTCGCCGGTGCAGTTGTTCAGCGTCCACTCCTCGACGCAGCCGAGCTGCACGTTGGTATTGGTGAAGCTGGGGTCGAACTGGGTGTTGTTGATGCAGAACTGCGAGCCGTCGCCCGTCTCGGAGAAGTCGAAGGTTCGGCTGCAGCAGAGCGGGGCGTCCCGCAGGTCGGCCACCTGGGGGAAGCTCTGCGGCAGCGGGACCTCGGGGACCGCCTCGCCCTCGGAGACCAAGGTGGCTAGGGTGGTCTGCGGGTAGGTGTCGCCCTGCGGTCCCATCGAGATGCCCCGCGTAATGAAGGCGTATTCGCCCGGCGGTCCGCCGACCACCAGGAACTCGCTGCGCGCGCTGGTCGGCAGCAGGATGTGGTCGCGCGGCACCAGCTGGTTGTGCAGGTTCCCGTCGCGGGCGATCTCGTAGAGGGTGTGCCCCTCCAGCTGAATGTCGTAATAGATGTCGGCGCCGATATTGCCCACGCGCCAAAGCTGCACCTCGTTGGGCTGGATGGTCACGGTGGGGTTCACCTGGCCGTTGAGCGTGCGCATCGTCGGGTTGGCGCTGACCGGAGGATTGGGCACCAGGCCGTCCACGATCTGGATGTCCTTGAGCATCATCACGCGCTGGGTGATGCCGCTGAGCTCGGGAAAGGGATCGAGGATCCCGTCGACGATGAGGGCCCCCGACATCCCGCTGCCCACCTGAAATTCGGTCAGGCCGTGCATGTGCGGGTGGTAATAGAAAAGCCCCTCGGGATGCTCCGCGGGCACGTGCACCTCGTAGTCGAAGGCGTCGCCCGGCGCGATGGTGAGAAAGACGTTGTCGCCGGGTTCGAGCGGCGAGACGTTCATGCCGTGGTAGTGGAGGTTGGTGTCTTGGTCGATGAAGTTGTTGAGCTTGAGGAAGATCGTGTCGCCGGGCCGGACGACCAGCGTGGGCGGGACGAAGAGGTCGTTGTAGACGCGCGTGGTGACGGTGACGCCGCCGACCTCGATCTTCCGCTCTTGGGCGGTGAGGGTGGTTTGCAGGACGCCGTCCTTGCTTTCGACCCGCGGCGGCTCTTGAAAGCCGGCGGCGCCGTTGGAGCAGGCGAGGGCGGTCCAAGACAGCCCAAGCAGCGCGAAATATCGTCCCCGTGGAAGCCTCATGGTCCCCTCCTTGCCGATTCCTCCCAAATCTTACCGGGCTAGGCAATCCTTTTCGGACGCCGCTTTTTGAATTGGCCCTTTTCCCGGAGGGGGATTATGATGGGAGAAAATACTTCGCTCGAACATGATGCAGATCTTCGTCGGAAAAAACTCCCTGCTTTTTTGCCTCCTGTCCTTCGTCTTGTTCATGGCCTTCATCGAGGTCGGCTACGCTTTCGGCCTGCGCTACGCGAAAAAATACCCTTCGCGGGAAAGTTGGGGCGGCGGCGCGATCGAGGCGGCCGTCCTGGCCCTGTTCG encodes:
- a CDS encoding multicopper oxidase family protein — protein: MRLPRGRYFALLGLSWTALACSNGAAGFQEPPRVESKDGVLQTTLTAQERKIEVGGVTVTTRVYNDLFVPPTLVVRPGDTIFLKLNNFIDQDTNLHYHGMNVSPLEPGDNVFLTIAPGDAFDYEVHVPAEHPEGLFYYHPHMHGLTEFQVGSGMSGALIVDGILDPFPELSGITQRVMMLKDIQIVDGLVPNPPVSANPTMRTLNGQVNPTVTIQPNEVQLWRVGNIGADIYYDIQLEGHTLYEIARDGNLHNQLVPRDHILLPTSARSEFLVVGGPPGEYAFITRGISMGPQGDTYPQTTLATLVSEGEAVPEVPLPQSFPQVADLRDAPLCCSRTFDFSETGDGSQFCINNTQFDPSFTNTNVQLGCVEEWTLNNCTGENHVFHIHQLDFQVIEQNGQPVDFIGRQDTVALDFRAADAQNPDRCQCDDSGNCANCTCPSPADPRGSVKIRVPFTNPVILGDFVYHCHIGEHEDNGMMQRISVSETAGACEMGSPSSTDREAMTPAERAVCNVTAGHMGH